GAGGGTTTTATGCGGACTTTTAGAGAGAGCCTATCTAAACTCAGAAGAAGGGAAACCACCAATGTTGCCTGTTTGGTTGTCTCCAATCCAAGTTAGAGTAATCCCTGTTGCAGAGAGGCACAATGAATATGCATTAAAAGTTGCTGAAAAGTTGAGAGAAAATAACATAAGGGCTGACTTTGACGATAGGGAGGAGAGTGTTGGTAAAAAAATTAGGAATGCTGGAAAGGATTGGGTTCCTTATGTTGTGGTTGTTGGGGATGAGGAAGTTGAAAACAATATGTTAACTGTAACAATTAGAGAAGAATCCTCACTAAAGAAACCTGTAAAAGAGAAGATGACTGTTGATGAGTTAATTGAGAGGATTAAAAAAGAAACAGAAGGGTTCCCATACAGACCACTGCCGTTGCCAATAAGATGCTCAATGCAGCCAAAGTTCCATTAATCAAAAATAGCTTAATAGTTTATTGAAACTTTGACATAATTTTAGCTCATCTATATATTCCGACTGGTAATTAGCTTTGAAAACTTCTCCCACCTACATTTAATATTTCAACACCAGAAAATCCTCATAAGAAGAAATCATTTAAAAAACCCATTAGTTAAAAAATTCATGACGAACCTTAATTATTTTTTGGGGGCATACTATGACAGACAGTAAGAAAAATGGTGAAGTATATTTGCATGAATTGAACATATCTATGAATTTAACTGCAATTATAATATTATTTTTTTTAGTGTCGTATTATTTGGTATTATGTGGTTTAATCAGGGATTTTGAGTTATTGTTTAGGGTTTGTATATACTTATTAAGTATGTTTGCATTAGGAACAGTTATTGGGTATACATATTCTGAAAAAATCATGAATTTAGAAAAGGAGATACTAAAAGAAAATATAACTTCGCCGATACCGTCAGACACTAGTAAATTTCAAAAATTTTATATCTTTTCTATTGTTCCAACTATTATAATTTCATTTATGGCATTATGGGTATTTCATAGCTATGTATCTATCCTTTCAATTAACACAATTCAGATAATTGTACTTGGTTGTGGATACGGGTTAATGTATTTATTTGGAAATTTTTTAGGGTTGGTATTTAAAATTAAATTATTGTTGGCAAAACGTAAATATTATATTTAGTGATGGAAAAACATGTAATAAGATTTTACTATTATCTTCCTTTGATTTTCATCTAATATATAACAGTTTCGGAAGGCATCCTATAGAAATTTCAAATTTAAGTTATATGGCTATAGTGTCAATATATATAATTTTCTAACACATAGTTGGTCACCAGTAATCACAAATGCACCTTATAAAACATAACAGTTTCAAACGGCAGCAGTTATTGTATAAATTACTTTTTCTGATATATTATTTTTAGGGGATTAATATGGAAAAATTGACAGAAAGCCAGATTAATGAGTTAAAATTGTCATTTCTTTTATCTACAGTAGTATGCAGTATTGTAATTAGCATAGATATATTAACCCTTATACATTTAATCCGTAATGTTGAAATATTAAGGGTTATCTTACATTCTTCAGGCATCGGGATTTTAATTGGGTATTTAACATTTAAGATTTTAAAAATGAATCTATTTGATTATAATAAAAATGAGTGTGGTGTATAATTTATACATCTAAATTTATGTCCTAACATCTTTAATCCTTATTAATGGGTAACCATAGAGGTTTTTAGGTTGTAAATGGAGGTATTTATCTATCAAAGTTATAACTATCTTAACGACATCTATGGGCATTCACCATACGATTTTTATCACTTTTTATATCCATTTTTGCCTCATTATATTTAAATTTTTTAATTATGCACCACCTTCTAATACATGATATTAAAAAACTAAGAGGTACCGCTGAGCGCAGCGAGGCGGTGCATCCCATTTGGATGAAACCTTTTTTAAAGGTCTTTTAAAAGTTTCTTTTGGAATAATAATAGCTTATATGTTTGACGGGAAACGGTTTTTAATTACTCCTAAATCTTTCCATAAACTTTGGGATGAATTTAACTGCCTCATTTAAAGTCATTAATTCATAATTATCCTTTAAATAACCCCTCTCTTTCATAACTCTCCCAGCCCAATCCCCAAATCTCTTATCTTGTATAACAACAACGCCATAATCAGTTTCTGTCCTTATCAACCTTCCTATCATTTGAATAACTGTTCTTGCCATTATGTGGAAAGAAGTCATTAAAAAACCCTTCCAACGTGCATCTTTAACCCCTCTTTTCCTAAACTGCTCTTCTATCATTTTTTGCTCTTTTTTTATTAATGGAGTTGGTACTGGAAATGGAAGAGAGTCAATGATAACACTCGTCAATGCTTCTCCTGGAATATCAACACCCTCAGCAAACCTCCCAGTTGCGAGCAGAATTCCCCCATTCTCCTCAAACTTTTCTTTTAATTTCTTTGCCTCCTTTCCGTCCATATTTGGCTCATAACAGTAGATGTTTTTGTTGTTTATGTTTATTTGGTCTATATTGTTTAGGAGATATTCATAAGCACTACTCAAATCTTCAAAGCTTTTAAATAAAACGAGAGTGTTGCTGTTGCACGCTTCTATAATTTTTAGCAAATTTTCATTTGCCTTTTCTCTCTTTTTACTACTTTCCTCCCATTTCATATCTTCTCCATCTTTTAGGGCTATAATTTTCCTCCTATCTTTTGGGAATGGAGAAGTTAATATTAGCGTTTCAGCGTCTCGAACCCCTGTTTTTAATGCATGAATCTTTAAATTTCCCAATGTCGCAGAGCAGTGTATAACCACCGCATTTCCATACAGTCTCCTTAAATAGGATGAGACAACAATAGGCTCGCATAAAATAGATCCATTATTTTTGTAAACAACAAAATTTTCGTTTATACTTTTTAAATTCTCCAAATTATCCAAAAATTCCATTAAATGCATCTCACTTATTCTTTTTTCATTAACAAACTGCAATTCCAATGGAATTAATGCATTGTTATCCACTTTGAACTTTAAATCCTTCTTATCCAACTCGACGTTCTCTTCCAATGTATCAATTTTCTCTTTTATGTTTTTTATTTGATAATAACCATCTAACAAAGTTCCTAAGATTGCAACATCCTCTTTATATCTCCACGATGTAATTCTTCCCAATGTGTGATCAAATATGAGCGAATTTTTGCATTCTTTAATATCCGCATGCCTCTCAACATAATCCTCAACAATTTCCCAAAACTTCTCATCATCTGCCCTCTCCAAATGCTTAATTAATCTATAGGGGGCATAGTGATAAACCATAAACCTAAGCCGATTCAATGCCACATCTGGATTTATGGTTATAGTGGCAGCGTTTCTTATGCTTCCCTCCAATTTATGGGCTTCATCACAAATTATGATGTCTGTTTCCCTCTTTTTGTCAATATCTTCCTTTGCATAATAATAAATGCTATTATTCATAACCACTATATCCGCAAATATGCTCTCAATTTTTGCCCTTTGGTAATCGCAAGTGCAGAATGGACAATAGTATTTTACTCCATCTAACTCCAATGCAATCTTTTTTGTTCCACAATAACAGATAGGCTTTTTGTTTGGTCTATATTTGCATCTTTTGTTTAGTTGACAATACAACCTATTTGCTTTATCATTTTTTGATTTGCAAAAGAAATTCCCCTTTCCCATCATATAAGATACTTTTAAATTGTGTTTTAAAGAATTTAAATCATCTAATATTCTCTCCTGTTGGTCAATGGTCTCTGTTAAAATCATAACCCTTTTTCCCTTTTCTGCAAAATATAATGCAGGGATTAAATAGGATAGTGTCTTTCCCACTCCTGTTGGAGCTTCAACAATCAAATTTTTTCTTTTTGTTATACAATCAAATATTTTCTCCATCATCCTTATTTGTTGTGGCCTTATTTTTGGATATGGAAATTTCTCCTTAACAAACTCCCTAAATTCATAAATATCCATAAACTCACCTTAGTTCATCCTTCAAAAATAAAAGAAAATAAATGAAAATTAAAAAAATTAAATTAAATTTTAAAAAATTCAAAAATAAATTGGGCATTTTATATTGTATAATGAGAATTTGGGTTTAATAACAATTCTTTATCAATAATAGCCTCTCCTTTAAATACATTTTTGTATCTACTAATCCTTTCCCCAATTTCTAAAAGTTTATCTATTTCCTTTTTAAATGGAAACTTTCTAAAATGTTCCCTCTTATTTAACTCCCCCATAAATCTTATTATTTCTTCTTCATTTTCTTTTCTAATATCTTCTTCCAATTTACTCAAATTATCTTTTATCTTATTTATTCTCTCTGAAACATCATAATTTATGAGTTCTTTACACTTTTCAGCAACTTCATTCAAATTTTTGCTTTTGAATATATTTCTTCCGAATTCCTCCCTTTCTTCCCAACTAACCCTCCAATTATCATCAATCTTTGTTTTTGAACTATGTTCCATTGCTTCAAAAATAATATCATCCAATTCATCCAAATAAAGTTCTTCACAATACTCCATCGCCTTTTTTATCATTCTTTTATCACATTTTCCTTTTTTTATTCCTTTGCAGTAGTGCTTTATTATTAGCAACAAATCTCCATTCCACTTTACCATGAAACTAAATGGAAAGATTTTGCACATTAGTGGTTTATATTCGTAACCTTTCTCCAAATGAATCTTACATAAATTGTTGTGCAACAAAACACATCCTTCTCCCCCAACCTTCAACCTTTTCTTAAATTTCCCCCTCTCACAATCTTCTATAGCGTAATTATAATCCTTCAACTTCAAAACATCAAAATAATCCAAGTATATCCTCCAATCTTTACATGAGCAACAGTAAGCGCAATTTATACATTCA
The sequence above is a segment of the Methanotorris igneus Kol 5 genome. Coding sequences within it:
- a CDS encoding YkgJ family cysteine cluster protein, with the translated sequence MEWEITFDGITYECINCAYCCSCKDWRIYLDYFDVLKLKDYNYAIEDCERGKFKKRLKVGGEGCVLLHNNLCKIHLEKGYEYKPLMCKIFPFSFMVKWNGDLLLIIKHYCKGIKKGKCDKRMIKKAMEYCEELYLDELDDIIFEAMEHSSKTKIDDNWRVSWEEREEFGRNIFKSKNLNEVAEKCKELINYDVSERINKIKDNLSKLEEDIRKENEEEIIRFMGELNKREHFRKFPFKKEIDKLLEIGERISRYKNVFKGEAIIDKELLLNPNSHYTI
- a CDS encoding ATP-dependent DNA helicase, whose product is MDIYEFREFVKEKFPYPKIRPQQIRMMEKIFDCITKRKNLIVEAPTGVGKTLSYLIPALYFAEKGKRVMILTETIDQQERILDDLNSLKHNLKVSYMMGKGNFFCKSKNDKANRLYCQLNKRCKYRPNKKPICYCGTKKIALELDGVKYYCPFCTCDYQRAKIESIFADIVVMNNSIYYYAKEDIDKKRETDIIICDEAHKLEGSIRNAATITINPDVALNRLRFMVYHYAPYRLIKHLERADDEKFWEIVEDYVERHADIKECKNSLIFDHTLGRITSWRYKEDVAILGTLLDGYYQIKNIKEKIDTLEENVELDKKDLKFKVDNNALIPLELQFVNEKRISEMHLMEFLDNLENLKSINENFVVYKNNGSILCEPIVVSSYLRRLYGNAVVIHCSATLGNLKIHALKTGVRDAETLILTSPFPKDRRKIIALKDGEDMKWEESSKKREKANENLLKIIEACNSNTLVLFKSFEDLSSAYEYLLNNIDQININNKNIYCYEPNMDGKEAKKLKEKFEENGGILLATGRFAEGVDIPGEALTSVIIDSLPFPVPTPLIKKEQKMIEEQFRKRGVKDARWKGFLMTSFHIMARTVIQMIGRLIRTETDYGVVVIQDKRFGDWAGRVMKERGYLKDNYELMTLNEAVKFIPKFMERFRSN